In one window of Oncorhynchus gorbuscha isolate QuinsamMale2020 ecotype Even-year linkage group LG23, OgorEven_v1.0, whole genome shotgun sequence DNA:
- the cplx2 gene encoding complexin-2 produces the protein MNFVMKQALGGATKDMGKMLGGEEEKDPEAAKKKKEEEEERQEALRQQEEERKDKHRKMEAEREVVRQSIRDKYGLKKKEEKEAEEKAAMEQACEGSLTRAKKAIPAGCGDEEDEDEESILDTVLKFLPGRLQDMFKK, from the exons GGGCCACTAAAGACATGGGGAAAATGttaggtggagaggaggagaaggatccAGAGGCCgcaaagaagaagaaggaggaagaggaggagagacaggaggcactgagacaacaggaggaggagaggaaggataagCACCGGAAAatggaggcagaaagagaagTCGTACGACAGTCCATCAGAGACAAG TATGGcttgaagaagaaggaggagaaggaggcggAGGAGAAGGCAGCCATGGAGCAGGCCTGTGAGGGGTCTCTGACGCGCGCCAAGAAGGCCATCCCAGCCGGGTGCGGAGACGAGGAAGACGAGGATGAGGAGAGCATTCTGGACACCGTCCTCAAGTTCCTCCCTGGACGTCTGCAGGACATGTTCAAGAAGTaa